One genomic segment of Blattabacterium sp. (Blaberus giganteus) includes these proteins:
- the ribH gene encoding 6,7-dimethyl-8-ribityllumazine synthase — MKAGFVYSLNKKKVKNANLKLAIIVSLWNIEITNRLYKGAYDTLIKLGVLKEKIKTWEVPGSYELIYSSKKIAHCCNFDSIIAIGSLIQGETPHFEYLCQAISNGIKDINIMYDVPVIFCVLSDINQQQSFDRSGGKNGNKGIECAKTAIHMSLFKKSIKIK, encoded by the coding sequence ATGAAGGCAGGTTTTGTTTATTCATTAAATAAAAAAAAAGTTAAAAACGCTAATTTAAAGTTAGCGATTATTGTTTCTTTATGGAACATAGAAATTACAAATAGATTATATAAAGGTGCTTACGATACTTTAATTAAATTAGGAGTATTAAAAGAAAAAATTAAAACTTGGGAAGTTCCTGGAAGTTATGAATTAATTTATTCTTCTAAAAAAATAGCCCATTGTTGCAATTTTGATTCAATTATTGCAATAGGATCCCTCATACAAGGGGAAACTCCTCATTTTGAATATTTATGTCAAGCTATTTCGAATGGAATTAAAGATATTAATATCATGTATGATGTTCCTGTTATATTTTGTGTTCTTTCTGATATAAATCAACAACAATCTTTTGATCGATCAGGCGGAAAAAATGGAAATAAAGGGATAGAATGTGCTAAAACAGCTATACATATGTCTTTATTTAAAAAATCTATAAAAATAAAATGA
- a CDS encoding tol-pal system YbgF family protein — translation MKKNTIFFYIIFLIIIVGTCFFLKTIFFSTSEKKAIKELNYAQQYLSKGEIDKALNRKNIKINYLGFSGIVSKFPFSKAGNISKFYAGICYYKLGDYKESIKIMKSFSAKDEILSSMKYGIIGDAFIQIKNKKEALKNYIIAANIRENEITTPLYYYKAALLNFYMKKYKDSKFFFKKIERKYPFFLYKKSVEKYLMFIENKL, via the coding sequence ATGAAAAAAAATACAATTTTTTTTTATATTATATTTTTAATCATAATAGTTGGGACATGTTTTTTTTTAAAAACAATTTTTTTCTCTACATCAGAGAAAAAGGCGATAAAAGAATTGAATTATGCTCAACAATATCTTTCTAAAGGAGAAATAGATAAAGCATTAAATAGAAAAAATATTAAAATCAATTATTTAGGATTTTCAGGTATTGTTTCTAAATTTCCTTTTTCCAAAGCAGGAAATATATCTAAATTTTATGCAGGAATTTGCTATTATAAATTGGGTGATTACAAAGAATCCATAAAAATAATGAAAAGTTTTTCCGCAAAAGATGAAATTTTATCTTCTATGAAATACGGAATTATAGGAGACGCTTTCATTCAAATAAAAAATAAAAAAGAAGCTCTAAAAAATTACATCATTGCAGCAAATATAAGAGAAAATGAAATAACGACTCCTCTTTATTATTACAAAGCAGCATTATTAAATTTTTATATGAAAAAGTATAAAGATTCTAAATTTTTTTTTAAAAAAATAGAAAGAAAATATCCTTTTTTTTTGTATAAAAAAAGTGTTGAAAAATATCTTATGTTTATTGAAAATAAGTTATAA